The Populus alba chromosome 4, ASM523922v2, whole genome shotgun sequence genome contains a region encoding:
- the LOC118030390 gene encoding probable metal-nicotianamine transporter YSL7, whose product MDQNGREERVENGLDMEIADGDNNKHKKLEGEESVERIFAKQEVPSWRTQLTGRAFGVSFVLSVLFSFIVMKLNLTAGIIPSLNVSAGLLGFFFVKTWTKFLENCGLLKQPFTRQENTVIQTCVVASSGIAFSGGFGSYLFGMSGRIAQESADQPSAKDIKDPALGWIIGFLFVVSFLGLFSVVPLRKIMVIDFKLTYPSGTATAHLINSFHTPEGAKLAKKQVRALGKFFSFSFLWGFFQWFFKAEDNCGFANFPTFGLKAYDNMFFFDFSATYVGVGMICPYIINASVLLGGILSWGLMWPLIETRKNDWYSAELSPKSLHGLQGYKVFISIAMILGDGLYNFCKVLSRTLIGLYIQLQGKDPKMALPVDGSLPPNTLTASYDDQRRTQLFLKDQIPAWFPVAGYVVIASVSTATLPHIFPQLKWYYILVIYAFAPTLAFCNAYGCGLTDWSLASTYGKLAIFTIGAWAGAAHGGVLAGLAACGVMMNIVSTASDLMQDFKTGYLTLASPKSMFVSQVIGTAMGCVISPCVFWLFYKAFDDLGLPGSQYPAPYAVVYRNMAILGVEGFSSLPKNCLKLCYIFFCGAILINIFKDVMERKCKKFAKFIPLPMAMAIPFYIGPYFAIDMCVGSLILYVWGRINKAKADAFAPAVASGLICGDGIWTLPSSILALAGVKAPICMRFFSRATNTRIDNFVGS is encoded by the exons ATGGATCAAAATGGAAGGGAAGAGAGAGTAGAGAATGGTTTAGATATGGAAATTGCAGATGGTGATaacaacaaacacaagaaactaGAAGGAGAGGAATCAGTGGAGAGGATATTTGCAAAACAAGAAGTGCCATCATGGAGAACTCAGCTGACAGGGAGGGCCTTTGGGGTGAGCTTTGTACTGAGCGTATTGTTCAGCTTTATAGTGATGAAGCTGAACCTCACAGCAGGAATCATTCCTTCCCTTAATGTCTCTGCTGGCCTCTTGGGGTTTTTCTTTGTGAAGACATGGACAAAGTTCCTGGAAAATTGTGGCCTCTTGAAGCAACCATTTACCAGACAAGAGAACACTGTCATCCAGACATGTGTTGTGGCCTCCTCTGGCATCGCCTTTAGCG GAGGATTTGGAAGTTACCTGTTCGGAATGAGTGGACGCATTGCCCAGGAATCAGCTGATCAACCTAGCGCCAAAGATATCAAAGATCCAGCTTTGGGATGGATTATTGGTTTTCTCTTTGTTGTTAGCTTTCTCGGTCTCTTCTCGGTTGTGCCTTTACGGAAG ATAATGGTCATAGACTTCAAATTAACATATCCGAGTGGGACTGCGACTGCTCATCTTATCAATAGCTTCCACACCCCTGAAGGAGCCAAGCTAGCTAA GAAACAAGTAAGAGCTCTCGGAAAGTTCTTCTCCTTCAGCTTTTTATGGGGTTTCTTCCAGTGGTTTTTCAAGGCTGAAGACAACTGTGGATTTGCTAACTTTCCTACATTTGGACTCAAAGCATATGACAACAT GTTTTTCTTCGATTTCTCAGCAACATATGTCGGAGTAGGAATGATTTGTCCATACATTATTAATGCATCTGTCTTGCTTGGAGGGATTCTTTCATGGGGTCTAATGTGGCCTCTGATAGAAACTAGAAAGAATGATTGGTATTCTGCAGAACTTAGCCCGAAAAGTTTACATGGTCTTCAAGGTTACAAG GTATTTATATCCATTGCCATGATCCTGGGGGATGGTCTGTACAACTTCTGCAAGGTACTAAGCCGAACCCTCATTGGCTTATACATTCAACTCCAAGGCAAAGACCCTAAAATGGCTCTTCCAGTTGATGGAAGTCTTCCTCCCAATACCTTGACGGCCTCCTACGATGACCAGCGTCGCACCCAACTATTTCTAAAAGATCAAATTCCGGCATGGTTTCCTGTTGCAGGTTACGTTGTTATTGCTTCCGTCTCTACAGCTACTCTTCCACACATCTTTCCCCAACTGAAGTGGTACTACATATTGGTCATCTATGCTTTTGCACCAACTTTAGCCTTCTGTAATGCTTACGGATGTGGATTAACGGATTGGTCCCTCGCATCCACATATGGAAAACTTGCCATTTTCACAATTGGGGCATGGGCTGGAGCCGCACATGGTGGAGTCTTAGCAGGGTTAGCAGCATGTGGAGTCATGATGAACATTGTCTCAACAGCCTCAGACCTGATGCAAGATTTCAAGACAGGCTATCTAACCCTGGCTTCACCTAAATCCATGTTTGTCAGTCAAGTCATCGGTACAGCAATGGGTTGTGTAATCTCTCCATGCGTCTTTTGGCTCTTCTACAAGGCTTTTGATGACCTCGGCCTTCCTGGCAGTCAATATCCCGCTCCCTATGCTGTTGTGTACCGTAACATGGCTATATTGGGGGTAGAGGGTTTCTCAAGTCTACCAAAGAATTGCCTTAAGCTTTGTTACATCTTCTTCTGTGGAGCTATTCTCATCAACATATTCAAGGATGTAATGGAGAGGAAATGCAAGAAATTTGCAAAGTTCATTCCACTTCCAATGGCAATGGCGATACCGTTCTATATCGGGCCATATTTTGCCATTGATATGTGTGTTGGGAGCTTGATTTTGTACGTTTGGGGAAGGATAAACAAGGCCAAGGCAGATGCTTTTGCACCAGCTGTAGCTTCTGGTTTAATTTGTGGGGACGGAATATGGACTTTGCCGAGCTCAATACTTGCTCTGGCTGGGGTTAAAGCACCAATTTGTATGAGGTTCTTCTCTAGGGCAACCAACACCAGGATTGATAACTTCGTAGGATCCTAG
- the LOC118030391 gene encoding DNA-binding protein RHL1 produces MVKSKKTVASNSNRENPDVLERTRLKKLAITNNIVSDAQVKAPYLLNPSKIVAKHHGKDIIRKSQRKNRFLFSFPGLLAPVNGGGKIGELKDLSSKNPVLYLDFPQGQMKLFGTILHPKNRYLTLQFSRSGKNVMCEDYFDHMIIFSEAWWIGTKEENPEELKLDFPNELFEGKGVECDFKGGAGAGSVNKQVVQKSGGTKYVKEESPETELDDDLSDDNNDFKDLKETTPIRQSARTSGKKFKFTEVSSGDDSAERSPDAMGVEEEEEEEEEVKTNTSSGIILEIESESSREGNHLSEQIQASITKSKKLSESAASVTIPKENSYNSHGSLVQSTISTLFKKVQEKKKVVEKEAPRNSRKSSSSKVSDQKLQKTDLKRKIDLVEAPRKRGTVTEGKKAGTGSKAKKKVNEVEDDDIEEFSSSSQGAEGSDEDWEA; encoded by the exons atggtGAAATCCAAGAAGACAGTAGCCAGCAATTCTAACAGAGAAAACCCGGACGTGTTAGAGAGAACAAGATTGAAAAAACTTGCCATAACCAACAACATAGTATCAGACGCACAAGTCAAGGCTCCATATTTATTGAACCCATCAAAAATTGTTGCAAAACACCATGGTAAAGATATTATTAGGAAATCTCAAAGAAAGAAcaggtttttgttttcatttcctGGTCTTCTTGCTCCTGTTAATGGAGGTGGCAAGATTGGCGAGCTCAAAGACTTGTCCTCTAAAAACCCTGTTCTTTACCTCGATTTTCCTCAG GGACAGATGAAGCTGTTTGGGACTATTTTGCATCCAAAGAATAGATATTTGACATTGCAATTCTCTAGGAGTGGAAAGAATGTTATGTGTGAGGATTATTTTGATCACATG ATTATATTTTCTGAGGCATGGTGGATTGGAACGAAAGAAGAGAACCCGGAAGAATTGAAACTTGATTTTCCCAATGAACTGTTTGag GGAAAAGGTGTTGAATGTGATTTTAAAGGTGGGGCAGGAGCAGGATCTGTCAATAAGCAAGTAGTTCAAAAGAGTGGTGGAACCAAATATGTAAAAGAAGAGTCTCCTGAAACTGAGCTTGATGATGATTTATCGGATGATAACAATGATTTTAAAGATTTGAAGGAAACTACACCAATTCGGCAATCTGCTAGAACTTCTgggaaaaaattcaa GTTTACTGAAGTTTCCTCGGGAGATGATTCTGCTGAAAGAAGTCCTGATGCCATgggggtggaggaggaggaggaggaggaagaggag GTGAAAACTAACACGTCCTCTGGTATAATTCTTGAAATTGAAAGTGAAAGTTCTAGAGAAGGGAATCATCTTTCTGAGCAAATTCAAGCATCTATAACCAAATCTAAAAAGCTTTCTGAGTCTGCTGCTTCAGTGACGATACCTAAGGAAAACTCCTATAATAGTCATGGTTCACTTGTTCAGTCAACCATATCCACATTGTTCAAGAAAGTGCAGGAAAAGAAGAAAGTGGTGGAAAAG GAGGCACCAAGAAATTCAAGGAAATCCTCATCATCAAAAG TTTCTGATCAGAAGTTGCAGAAAACTGATTTGAAAAGGAAGATCGATCTG GTTGAAGCACCTAGGAAAAGAGGAACAGTGACTGAAGGGAAAAAAGCTG GGACGGGATCCAAGGCAAAGAAGAAAGTGAATGAG gttgaagatgatgacattGAAGAATTCTCAAGCTCATCACAG GGTGCTGAAGGAAGTGATGAAGATTGGGAAGCCTGA
- the LOC118030392 gene encoding UDP-glycosyltransferase 88A1 encodes MEETVVLYPSPHVGHLVSMVELGKLLLTHRPALSIHIFIAAAPYIAGRTDKYISTVSASVPSIKFRHLPIVTPASTAATPLEVLTLEILHFIKPRVHEELINISKTFKIHGLIMDFFCTSGLSVADEIHIPSYFFITSGACFLALYLHLPTLHQNTTKSFKDMKEHFLNVPGLLPVLATDMPKPFLERDNKAYQYFLDFSTQVPQAAGIMINTFEFLESKVVRAISDGLCVPDNPTPPIYCIGPLILADDKRGGSSKTSPEDAYKCITWLDSQPNQSVVFLCFGSLGLFTKEQLREIATGLEKSGQRFLWVVRDPPSHNLSVAIKANGYPDLDSLLPDGFLERTKERGLVMKLWAPQVEILNHSSVGGFVTHCGWNSILEAVCAGVPLVAWPLYAEQRLNRAVLVEEMKLALSMNESEDGFVSADEVEKNLRGFMESDEGKLIRERAIAMKNAAKAAMIEGGSSHVAPLSKLVESWN; translated from the coding sequence ATGGAGGAGACAGTAGTTCTGTACCCATCACCACATGTTGGCCACCTGGTGTCTATGGTGGAGCTAGGCAAACTATTGCTCACTCATAGACCTGCCCTTTCCATCCACATTTTCATTGCTGCAGCACCCTATATTGCAGGAAGAACCGATAAATACATTTCCACAGTTTCTGCCAGTGTTCCCTCCATCAAATTCCGTCATCTCCCCATTGTTACCCCAGCTTCCACAGCTGCAACCCCCCTTGAAGTACTCACTTTAGAGATCCTTCACTTCATCAAACCTCGTGTTCATGAAGAACTCATCAACATATCCAAAACGTTTAAAATTCATGGTCTTATTATGGACTTCTTTTGCACTTCTGGTCTTTCTGTGGCCGATGAAATTCACATCCCTAGTTACTTTTTTATCACTTCCGGTGCTTGCTTTCTTGCTTTATATCTTCACCTCCCTACCCTTCACCAAAACACCACCAAAAGTTTCAAAGATATGAAAGAGCATTTTCTTAATGTTCCTGGCTTGTTACCAGTTCTTGCTACTGACATGCCAAAGCCTTTTCTTGAGCGGGACAATAAGGCCTATCAATACTTCCTTGATTTTTCCACTCAAGTCCCTCAAGCAGCTGGGATTATGATCAACACATTTGAATTCCTCGAGTCCAAAGTTGTAAGGGCAATCTCAGATGGGCTCTGTGTGCCTGATAACCCCACGCCACCGATTTATTGCATAGGTCCCTTGATTTTAGCTGATGATAAAAGAGGTGGTAGCAGCAAGACCAGTCCTGAAGATGCATATAAGTGTATTACTTGGCTTGATTCCCAACCAAACCAAAGTGTtgtgtttctttgttttggtaGCTTAGGGCTATTCACCAAGGAGCAGTTAAGGGAGATAGCTACTGGGTTGGAAAAAAGTGGTCAAAGGTTCCTGTGGGTTGTTCGGGATCCACCTTCTCATAATCTAAGTGTAGCCATCAAAGCAAATGGATACCCTGATTTGGATTCTTTGCTTCCTGATGGATTCTTGGAACGAACTAAAGAGAGGGGACTAGTGATGAAATTATGGGCTCCACAAGTGGAAATCTTGAACCACAGTTCAGTAGGTGGATTTGTTACTCACTGCGGGTGGAATTCTATACTTGAAGCAGTTTGTGCTGGTGTGCCATTGGTGGCTTGGCCATTGTATGCAGAGCAAAGGCTGAATAGGGCAGTGCTAGTGGAGGAAATGAAGCTTGCTTTGTCAATGAACGAGTCTGAAGATGGATTTGTAAGTGCTGATGAGGTGGAGAAGAATCTTAGAGGATTTATGGAGTCTGATGAAGGTAAATTGATTAGGGAGAGAGCGATTGCTATGAAAAATGCAGCCAAGGCTGCAATGATTGAAGGTGGCTCTTCTCATGTGGCGCCATTGTCCAAGCTTGTTGAGTCCTGGAACTAA
- the LOC118030393 gene encoding UDP-glycosyltransferase 88A1 produces the protein MEEAIVLYPSPPIGHLISMVELGKLLLTQKPSLSIHILITTVPYDSGSTAPYIANVAATIPSIKFHHLPTVTLPSTKTTHHEELAFEVLRLSNPHVREQLLFISKNYTIHGLVVDFFCCAALSVAKELNIPGYHFFTSGAGVLAIFLYFPTIHNTTTKSLKDLKSLLHIPGVPPIPSSDMPIPVLHRDDKAYKYFLDSSSSFPESAGIVVNTFASLEARAVKTTSEGLCVPNNRTPPIYCIGPLIATEGPKDDAGTRNGTTLECLTWLDSQPVGSVVFLCFGSLGLFSKEQLREIAFGLERSGHRFLWVVRNPPSDNKSVELSAHPNIDLDSLLPEGFLDRTKERGLVLKSWAPQVAVLNHPSVGGFVSHCGWNSVLEAVCAGVPLVAWPLYAEQRLNRIFLVEEMKLALPMNESDNGFVSSAEVEERVLGLMESEEGKLIRERTIAMKIAAEAALNEGGSSRVALSKLVESWKDK, from the coding sequence ATGGAAGAGGCCATAGTTCTGTACCCATCACCACCTATTGGTCATTTGATATCTATGGTGGAGCTAGGTAAACTCTTATTGACCCAAAAACCTTCCCTTTCTATTCACATACTCATCACTACTGTGCCCTATGATTCTGGCTCCACTGCCCCATACATTGCCAACGTTGCTGCCACCATTCCCTCGATCAAATTCCACCATCTTCCTACTGTAACCCTCCCTTCTACAAAAACCACCCATCATGAAGAACTCGCTTTTGAGGTCCTTCGCCTCAGCAATCCTCACGTTCGTGAACAACTACTGTTCATTTCCAAAAACTACACCATTCATGGACTTGTCGTGGACTTCTTTTGCTGTGCTGCTCTCTCTGTTGCCAAGGAACTCAATATCCCTGGCTACCACTTCTTCACTTCTGGTGCTGGTGTTCTCGCTATTTTCCTTTATTTCCCAACCATTCATAACACCACCACAAAAAGCCTTAAAGATCTAAAGTCCCTTCTCCATATTCCCGGTGTTCCACCAATTCCATCGTCTGACATGCCAATACCGGTACTTCATCGCGACGATAAGGcctataaatactttttagattccTCAAGCAGCTTTCCCGAATCGGCAGGAATCGTTGTAAACACTTTTGCATCACTTGAAGCCAGAGCTGTGAAAACAACATCCGAGGGATTGTGTGTACCCAATAACCGCACACCGCCAATTTACTGTATCGGACCATTGATAGCCACTGAAGGTCCTAAAGATGATGCAGGCACTCGCAATGGTACGACGCTGGAGTGTCTAACATGGCTGGACTCGCAACCAGTTGGAAGTgttgtttttctatgttttgGTAGTTTGGGGCTGTTCTCCAAGGAACAGTTAAGAGAAATAGCTTTCGGGTTGGAGAGAAGTGGCCACAGGTTCTTGTGGGTGGTTCGGAATCCACCTTCTGATAACAAAAGCGTGGAACTCTCGGCACATccaaacattgatttagactcatTGCTACCTGAAGGTTTCTTGGATCGAACCAAGGAGAGGGGACTCGTGCTGAAGTCGTGGGCTCCGCAAGTAGCGGTGCTGAACCATCCATCGGTAGGCGGGTTCGTAAGTCATTGTGGATGGAACTCGGTGCTGGAAGCAGTTTGCGCAGGTGTGCCATTGGTGGCTTGGCCACTATACGCAGAGCAGAGGCTCAATAGGATCTTCTTGGTGGAGGAAATGAAACTTGCGTTGCCGATGAATGAATCTGACAACGGATTTGTGAGCTCGGCCGAGGTGGAGGAGCGAGTTCTAGGGTTGATGGAGTCCGAGGAAGGTAAGTTGATTAGGGAGCGAACCATAGCCATGAAAATTGCAGCAGAGGCTGCATTGAACGAGGGTGGTTCTTCTCGGGTGGCTTTGTCTAAACTTGTTGAGTCATGGAAAGACAAATGA
- the LOC118030397 gene encoding UDP-glycosyltransferase 88A1 produces MEEAIVLYPSPPIGHLISMVELGKLLLTQKPSLSIHILITTVPYDSGSTAPYIANVAATIPSIKFHHLPTVTLPSTKTTHHEELAFEVLRLSNPHVREELLSISKNYTIHGLVVDFFCCAALSVAKELNIPGYHFFTSGAGVLAGFLYFPTIHNTTTKSLKDLKSLLHIPGVPPIPSSDMPIPVLHRDDKGYKYFLDSSSSFPESTGIVVNTFASLEARAVKTLSEGLCVPNNRTPPIYCIGPLIATEGPKDDSGSRNGTTLECLTWLDSQPVGSVVFLCFGSLGLFSKEQLREIAFGLERSGHRFLWVVRNPPSDNKSVALSANPNIDLDSLLPEGFLDRTKERGLVLKSWAPQVAVLNHPSVGGFVSHCGWNSVLEAVCAGVPLVAWPLYAEQRLNRIFLVEEMKLALPMNESDDGFVCSAEVEERVLGLMESEEGKLIRERAIAMKIAAQAALNEGGSSRVALSQLVESWKHK; encoded by the coding sequence ATGGAGGAGGCCATAGTTCTGTACCCATCACCACCTATTGGCCATTTGATATCTATGGTGGAGCTAGGGAAACTCTTATTGACCCAAAAACCTTCCCTTTCTATTCACATACTCATCACTACTGTGCCCTATGATTCTGGCTCCACTGCCCCATACATTGCCAACGTTGCTGCCACCATTCCCTCGATCAAATTCCACCATCTTCCTACTGTAACCCTCCCTTCTACAAAAACCACCCATCATGAAGAACTCGCTTTTGAGGTCCTTCGCCTCAGCAATCCTCACGTTCGTGAAGAACTATTGTCCATTTCAAAAAACTACACCATTCATGGACTTGTCGTGGACTTCTTTTGCTGTGCTGCTCTCTCTGTTGCCAAGGAACTCAATATCCCTGGCTACCACTTCTTCACTTCTGGTGCTGGTGTTCTCGCTGGTTTCCTTTATTTCCCAACCATTCATAACACCACCACAAAAAGTCTTAAAGATCTAAAGTCCCTTCTCCATATTCCCGGTGTTCCACCAATTCCATCGTCTGACATGCCAATACCGGTACTTCATCGCGACGATAAGGgctataaatactttttagattccTCAAGCAGCTTTCCCGAATCAACAGGTATTGTTGTAAACACTTTTGCATCACTTGAAGCCAGAGCTGTGAAAACATTATCAGAGGGATTATGTGTACCCAATAACCGCACACCGCCAATTTACTGTATCGGACCATTGATAGCCACTGAAGGTCCTAAAGATGATTCAGGCAGTCGCAATGGTACTACGCTGGAGTGTCTAACATGGCTGGACTCGCAACCAGTTGGAAGTgttgtttttctatgttttgGTAGTTTGGGGCTGTTCTCCAAGGAACAGTTAAGAGAAATAGCTTTCGGGTTGGAGAGAAGTGGCCACAGGTTCTTGTGGGTGGTTCGGAATCCACCTTCTGATAACAAAAGCGTGGCACTATCGGCAAATccaaacattgatttagactcatTGCTCCCTGAAGGTTTCTTGGATCGAACCAAGGAGAGGGGACTCGTGCTGAAGTCGTGGGCTCCGCAAGTAGCGGTGCTGAACCATCCATCGGTAGGCGGGTTCGTAAGTCATTGTGGATGGAACTCGGTGCTGGAAGCAGTTTGCGCAGGCGTGCCATTGGTGGCTTGGCCACTATACGCAGAGCAGAGGCTCAATAGGATCTTCTTGGTGGAGGAAATGAAACTTGCATTGCCGATGAATGAATCTGACGACGGATTTGTGTGTTCGGCCGAGGTGGAGGAGCGAGTTCTAGGGTTGATGGAGTCGGAGGAAGGTAAGTTGATTAGGGAGAGAGCCATAGCCATGAAAATTGCAGCACAGGCCGCATTGAATGAGGGCGGTTCTTCTCGGGTGGCTTTGTCTCAACTTGTTGAGTCATGGAAAcacaaatga